The Bacteroidales bacterium genome has a window encoding:
- a CDS encoding fructose-1,6-bisphosphatase: protein MNKTYTDEQIKYLSLLSQKFPTIQSVCTEIINLEAILNLPKGTEHFLTDIHGEYDTFSHILRNASGVVRRKIDQVFGHTISEKSKKLLCTLIYYPEEKLELATKNIDDLENWYSVTLRRLVYVARACADKYTRSKVRKAMPSDYAYIIDELLNENPEKKEQYYDRIINTIIEIDRANHFIIALSKFIQRLTIDRLHIIGDIYDRGPYPDKVMDTLMQYHSVDIQWGNHDILWMGAATGIKSCIATVVRISARYDNLDTLEDAYGINLIPLATFAMKKYHNDACECFMPKINSKESYDSLNIKLLSQMHKAIAVIEFKLEGQIIKRNPKFQMDNRLLLEKINYKKGTVTIQGVEYNLKDNYFPTIDPKDPFKLCAEEEELMEKLKFSFLNSQYLQTHIKIFFSKGSMYLKHNSNLLFHSSIPLNNDGSFKSMEIECSEYKGKTLCDKFETITRRAYLNRWNTELNVQDQDYVWYLWCGPCSPLFGKDQMTTFERYFIEDEKTHKEHLDPYYNYRDNKETCKMILEEFGLDPEVSHIVNGHVPVKVKKGESPIKADGILLVIDGGMSKPYQKVTGIAGYTLMYDSYSLIVIEHAPFVSRQIAIENELDIVSSRSLVTRKNDRIKVGDTDIGIELKQQITDLKMLLDAYREGVIKVKG from the coding sequence ATGAACAAAACATATACTGACGAACAAATCAAATATTTGAGTTTATTGTCTCAGAAATTCCCGACAATACAATCGGTATGTACTGAAATAATTAACCTTGAAGCTATATTAAATCTTCCCAAAGGCACCGAACACTTCTTAACTGATATACATGGTGAATATGACACTTTCAGTCATATCTTAAGAAATGCTTCAGGCGTTGTTCGAAGAAAAATCGATCAAGTTTTCGGTCATACTATAAGCGAAAAGTCTAAAAAACTTCTGTGTACTTTAATATATTATCCGGAAGAAAAACTTGAATTGGCTACAAAAAATATTGACGACTTAGAGAATTGGTATTCAGTAACTCTAAGACGACTCGTATATGTTGCCAGAGCTTGTGCGGATAAATACACTCGCTCTAAGGTACGTAAAGCAATGCCTTCCGATTATGCCTATATTATTGATGAACTTCTTAATGAAAATCCTGAAAAGAAAGAACAATATTACGATAGAATAATCAATACGATAATCGAAATTGATAGAGCAAACCACTTTATTATTGCTCTTAGTAAGTTTATTCAACGACTCACTATTGACAGGCTGCACATTATAGGAGACATATACGACAGGGGGCCGTATCCCGATAAAGTTATGGATACTTTAATGCAATATCATTCTGTTGACATTCAATGGGGAAACCATGATATATTATGGATGGGCGCCGCTACCGGAATTAAATCCTGTATTGCGACAGTCGTACGTATTTCCGCAAGATATGATAATCTTGATACTCTTGAAGATGCATACGGTATCAATTTAATTCCCTTGGCAACTTTTGCCATGAAAAAATATCATAATGATGCCTGTGAATGTTTTATGCCGAAGATTAATTCAAAAGAAAGTTATGATTCACTTAATATCAAATTATTAAGTCAAATGCATAAAGCTATAGCTGTTATTGAATTTAAACTTGAGGGACAAATCATTAAGAGAAATCCCAAGTTTCAAATGGATAACAGATTACTTTTAGAAAAAATCAATTATAAAAAAGGTACAGTTACTATACAGGGAGTTGAGTATAACTTAAAAGATAATTATTTTCCGACTATAGATCCTAAAGATCCTTTTAAGCTTTGTGCTGAGGAAGAAGAACTTATGGAAAAACTTAAATTTTCTTTCCTGAACAGTCAGTACCTACAAACACATATTAAAATATTCTTCTCAAAAGGAAGTATGTATCTAAAACACAACTCTAATCTACTATTTCACAGTAGTATTCCATTAAACAACGATGGTTCGTTTAAAAGCATGGAGATTGAATGCTCTGAATATAAGGGTAAAACTTTATGCGATAAGTTTGAAACAATAACAAGAAGAGCATATCTAAACAGATGGAATACGGAACTTAATGTTCAAGACCAAGATTATGTTTGGTATTTATGGTGTGGTCCATGCTCCCCCCTATTCGGCAAAGATCAAATGACAACTTTCGAGCGTTATTTTATTGAAGATGAGAAAACTCACAAAGAACATCTGGATCCGTACTATAATTATAGAGATAATAAGGAAACCTGCAAAATGATTTTGGAAGAGTTTGGGCTTGATCCCGAAGTTTCCCATATAGTAAATGGACATGTGCCTGTTAAAGTAAAAAAAGGAGAAAGTCCGATAAAAGCAGACGGTATATTGCTTGTTATAGACGGAGGAATGTCTAAACCTTATCAAAAAGTAACAGGTATTGCAGGTTATACATTAATGTATGATTCATACAGCTTAATTGTAATTGAGCATGCGCCGTTTGTTTCACGACAAATTGCAATTGAAAACGAGTTGGATATTGTTTCATCAAGATCATTGGTAACCAGAAAAAATGACAGAATTAAAGTTGGTGATACGGATATCGGTATTGAATTAAAACAACAAATAACCGATCTTAAAATGCTTTTAGATGCATACCGTGAAGGTGTTATTAAAGTAAAAGGTTAA
- a CDS encoding WbqC family protein, which produces MTLIPLTYFGPISWWKILLANNDIVFDIYENYIKQTYRNRCSILSANGLLNLSIPVKKTNGNHTVFKDIKVENNQNWQHIHYKAIMSAYKASPFYDYYIDDIQHIWTTKYDYLLDVCLESINIISKITKTTPKFILSDSYITANSDDSDFRKSQKYILESDFTVNPYTQVFSDRFNFISDLSILDKIFNTN; this is translated from the coding sequence TTGACTCTAATTCCACTTACATATTTCGGCCCAATAAGTTGGTGGAAAATACTCTTAGCTAATAATGATATAGTGTTCGACATTTACGAAAACTATATTAAGCAAACCTATAGAAATAGATGTTCAATACTTAGCGCTAACGGGTTACTTAACCTTAGCATTCCTGTAAAAAAGACCAACGGAAATCACACAGTTTTTAAAGATATTAAGGTCGAAAACAATCAGAACTGGCAACATATTCATTACAAAGCTATTATGAGCGCATATAAAGCGTCTCCGTTTTACGATTATTATATTGATGATATACAGCATATTTGGACTACAAAGTATGACTATCTATTAGACGTATGCTTGGAGTCAATTAATATTATATCTAAAATCACCAAAACAACACCTAAATTTATTCTATCAGATTCCTATATTACTGCCAATTCTGATGATTCGGACTTTCGTAAATCACAAAAATATATTTTGGAATCAGATTTTACTGTAAATCCATACACTCAAGTATTTAGTGACCGTTTTAATTTTATTAGCGACTTAAGTATCCTCGATAAAATATTTAACACAAATTAG
- a CDS encoding C10 family peptidase has protein sequence MKLRNFTLVLLMLVTIVTTVNAKSVDKATAEVTAKNCFYQHINKFEAPINFKSISIQNTTLLKVGETPVIYVIEFDGGGYVLVSAQEAEYPIIGYNTQLGSKFDINGAGPSYKYFIEDRMNSIEYIVKNNIPQDQATIDAWKTYSTEDYGSLLNTKDDVEVGPLLLSTWNQDYPYNYYAPLDPVGPGGRCYAGCVATAMAVVMHHFEWPHQGVGSSSYYASGYGIQNAYYGDSTYKWNAMPIDLKTSSPDESILASALIQYHAGVAVRMMFGNDGSGAYSADVPSALNTYFRYSGVTQALKQSYTTPNWEQLLKTQFDAGYPLYHHGQSSEGGHAWNCDGYRVVGSTTTFHHNFNWGGYQNGWFTSSNPNGYSSYQGVMLNFYPTSSDYPPYASGQTVMTTKIGRANDGSGPLHNYLQNTDASWLISPQNEFDSVASIDLTWEKFELTASDYVRIYDGGTTSDELIGEYSGTTIPDAFKSSGNQILITFHSSGSAPGFIFSYKSNYPKYCNTTTNINQASAEVYSNPENKYYVPSTLCRWNVVYSASEGGILTLHYVDTYNENDYVTVFDYDTEELHTFYGNVNDVDIELSKKGCLVVFVSDNMYTSGYGLHFSYRDNKLGIEDIKIGDINIYPNPAKDVLNVRIDSDEAQEVSLQITNIVGSVVYKESFSHNNVTNHSINVSSLKSGIYLITIKSDKGTETRKIVID, from the coding sequence ATGAAACTTAGAAACTTTACATTAGTATTATTAATGCTTGTAACGATCGTTACAACCGTTAATGCAAAATCAGTAGATAAAGCAACTGCTGAAGTTACAGCAAAAAATTGCTTTTATCAACATATAAACAAGTTTGAAGCTCCAATTAATTTTAAAAGTATTTCCATTCAAAATACAACTCTATTAAAAGTTGGAGAAACACCTGTTATTTACGTTATTGAATTTGACGGAGGTGGGTATGTACTTGTTTCCGCACAAGAAGCAGAATATCCTATTATTGGTTATAATACTCAATTAGGTTCAAAATTTGATATTAATGGAGCTGGGCCTTCATATAAATATTTCATTGAAGACAGAATGAATTCAATTGAATATATCGTTAAAAATAACATTCCTCAAGATCAAGCTACTATAGATGCATGGAAAACCTATAGCACAGAAGATTACGGTTCTTTATTAAACACAAAAGACGATGTTGAAGTAGGTCCGCTGTTGTTGTCAACTTGGAATCAAGATTATCCGTATAATTATTATGCACCACTTGACCCTGTAGGTCCAGGTGGAAGATGTTATGCAGGTTGTGTTGCTACGGCAATGGCTGTTGTAATGCACCACTTTGAATGGCCTCATCAAGGTGTTGGTTCTTCTTCATACTATGCATCAGGATATGGCATTCAAAATGCTTATTACGGAGATTCAACATACAAATGGAATGCTATGCCTATAGATTTAAAAACATCAAGTCCGGATGAGAGTATTCTGGCTTCTGCCCTTATACAATATCATGCAGGCGTTGCCGTAAGAATGATGTTTGGAAATGATGGTTCTGGTGCATATTCAGCAGATGTCCCTAGTGCTCTTAATACATATTTCAGATATTCAGGCGTTACCCAAGCTTTAAAACAAAGCTATACAACACCTAATTGGGAACAATTACTGAAAACCCAATTTGATGCAGGATATCCATTATATCATCACGGACAAAGCTCAGAAGGTGGTCATGCTTGGAATTGTGACGGATATAGAGTTGTTGGTTCTACAACTACCTTCCATCATAATTTTAATTGGGGCGGTTATCAAAATGGTTGGTTCACATCATCTAACCCAAACGGATATAGTTCATACCAAGGAGTTATGCTTAATTTCTATCCGACATCATCTGATTATCCTCCATATGCTTCCGGACAAACTGTAATGACAACTAAAATCGGTAGAGCAAACGACGGTAGCGGCCCTTTACATAATTATTTACAAAACACAGACGCTTCATGGTTGATCTCACCTCAGAACGAATTTGATTCTGTTGCATCTATTGATTTAACATGGGAAAAATTCGAACTGACTGCTAGTGATTATGTGAGAATTTATGACGGTGGAACCACAAGTGACGAATTAATTGGTGAATACTCTGGTACTACTATTCCGGATGCCTTTAAATCAAGCGGAAATCAAATTCTTATCACATTCCATTCATCAGGTTCAGCTCCCGGATTTATCTTTTCATACAAATCTAATTATCCGAAATATTGTAATACAACAACCAACATAAACCAAGCTTCTGCTGAAGTTTATTCTAATCCTGAAAATAAATATTACGTTCCAAGTACTCTTTGTCGTTGGAATGTAGTATATTCAGCTAGCGAAGGCGGAATATTAACACTCCATTATGTTGACACATATAATGAAAACGATTATGTAACTGTTTTCGACTATGACACTGAAGAATTACATACATTTTACGGCAATGTAAATGATGTAGATATTGAACTTTCAAAAAAGGGATGTTTAGTTGTATTTGTTAGTGATAATATGTACACCTCTGGCTATGGATTACACTTCTCATATAGAGATAATAAATTAGGAATTGAAGATATAAAAATTGGTGATATCAATATTTATCCTAATCCTGCAAAAGATGTTCTTAATGTTAGAATTGACTCTGATGAAGCACAAGAAGTTTCATTACAAATTACAAATATTGTAGGAAGCGTTGTTTACAAAGAATCTTTCTCTCATAATAATGTAACAAATCATTCTATCAATGTATCTTCATTAAAATCAGGCATATATTTAATTACTATTAAATCTGACAAAGGTACTGAGACAAGAAAAATTGTTATTGATTAA
- the trxA gene encoding thioredoxin: MQKIYLILVVIVYSIFNNNIYSQTTQPTKVESEETIEIVHLTKETFKELIWNFEANPKNWTFEGDLPCIIDFYANWCGPCRQLAPKLAELAEEYKGQIVIYKINTDQEKELAAIFGVRSIPAILFVPSNSQQPQMALGNLPKETLVEAINNVLLQKNNK; this comes from the coding sequence ATGCAAAAAATATATTTAATATTAGTTGTAATAGTTTACTCAATATTCAACAATAACATATATTCACAAACAACACAACCGACTAAAGTTGAATCTGAAGAAACAATTGAAATAGTACATCTTACTAAAGAAACTTTTAAGGAATTGATTTGGAACTTTGAAGCTAATCCAAAAAATTGGACTTTCGAAGGTGATCTTCCTTGTATAATAGATTTTTACGCAAATTGGTGTGGCCCTTGTCGTCAGCTTGCTCCGAAATTAGCCGAACTTGCAGAGGAATACAAAGGACAAATTGTGATATATAAAATTAATACCGACCAAGAAAAAGAATTAGCAGCAATATTCGGTGTTAGAAGCATCCCTGCCATTCTTTTCGTTCCCAGTAACAGCCAGCAACCGCAAATGGCTTTAGGTAATCTGCCGAAAGAAACTCTTGTTGAAGCAATCAATAATGTGCTTCTTCAAAAAAACAATAAATAA